GCCCGTTCGCCGCGCGCGACCGCTCGGCGAACTTCTGGCCGCTGGCGATCTTCTCCTTCGGCGAGTCCTGGCACAACCTGCACCACGCCGACCCGACCTCGGCCCGGCACGGGGTCAAGCGCGGGCAGATCGACATGTCCGCCCGGCTGATCTGGCTGTTCGAGAAGTTCGGCTGGGCGCACGACGTGCGCTGGCCGACCCCGCAGCGGCTGGCCCGCATCGCCGCCGAGGCGAAGTAGCCCGGCAACTACCCTGCTGGAATGGCGGGGAGACGACGGGCCAAACGTGAGGCCCTCACCGGGGCGCGACCGGCCGTTCCGGTGACCAGGGTGCGGATGACCGGCAGCGAGCGCAGGCAGCAGCTGCTGGACGTGGCGCGGGCGCTGTTCGCGGAAAAGGGCTTCGACGGCACGTCGATAGAAGAGATCGCGGCACACGCGAACGTGTCGAAGCCGGTGGTGTACGAGCATTTCGGCGGCAAGGAAGGCATCTACGCGGTCGTCGTGGACCGCGAGACCCAGCTGCTGCTCGACCGGATGGTCTCGGCCCTGCACGGCGGGCATCCGCGGGCGATGCTGGAGCAGGCCGCGACCGCGTTGCTCGGCTACGTCGAGGATTCCCACGACGGCTTCCGCATCCTGGTCCGCGATTCCCCGGTGGCCAGTTCCACCGGCACGTTCTCCACGGTGCTCAACGACATCGCCAGCCAGGTGGAGTACATCCTGGCCCAGCAGTTCGCCGCGCGCGGGTACGAGGAGAAGCTCTCCGCGCTCTACGCGCAGGCGCTGGTCGGCATGGTCGCGCTCACCGGGCAGTGGTGGCTGGACGCGCGCAAACCGAAGCGGGACGAGGTCGCCGCGCATCTGGTGAACCTGGCCTGGAACGGATTGTCGCACCTGGAGAACAAGCCGCGGCTGCTCGGCTGATCCTGCTCACCTGGGTGGGAGATCTGCGGCCAGTTCGCCTCGCGCGAACAGGTCGTCGAGGATCAGCGCGACGGCGGGGGAGACCTGCGCGCGGTCGGCGAGTGTGAGCCAGCCGAACGAAGCGATCTCGCTGCTCGCGGTCAGTTCGCCGGTGTATTCCGCGGTGTAGCAGGTCATTCGCACGAGCACGCCGTCCGCGCGGCCATGTGCCTGGGTTTCCCACACCCCGGCCGGCCGGGCCGTCACCGGGTCGAGCGTGACCGACAGCTCCTCGGCGATCTCCCGTATCAGGGTGGCCACGTCCGATTCCCCGGGTTCGCGCTTGCCGCCGGGCAGGTACCAGGTGTCCTTGCCCGCCGAACGCGCGGCGAGCACCCGGCCGTCGACCACGTGCAGCCAGGCCACTTTGTCGATCGCGGTCATGCCGGCGAGCCTAACCCGGTTCGCGCGGACCCCTCCGCCGGTACCGCAGGGTCCCGGCAAAGTCGGTCGAGGACCCGTGATCAGCAGAGTGCCGTGGCTGCCGCGTCATCATCGATGGCGGTTGCCCTCTCGATCGATTGCGCCCGGCAGCGGGCGAAGCGGAGGTGTTCGAGGTGCGCGACCACCTCGTGGTGTGCGCCGGGCCTGTCTCGGGTCTGTGAAGGGTCCCTTCACGGACTCAGAGTCTGTGAAGGGCCCCTTCACGGACTCAGAGTCTGTGAAGGGCCCCTTCACAGACCTCCGCGGTCGGCGAAGGGTCCCTCACGCCGACTTTGCCGACACCCTGGCCGGTTGGGCCAAGGCCGCGCTGGAGGCGTGGAACACCGATCTCGCCCGCTACCTCGGCCCGCGCCGGATCACCGCGAACATCGTTGCGCCCGGCCTGGTCGTGGACACCGGGTTCTTCCACGGCAAGCTCACCGGCGAACGCCGGGAACAGCTGATCGGCGCCACGATGACCGGCCAGGCCGGGCGCCCCGAGGACGTCGCCGCGGTGGTGCGGTTCCTGGCCGCGCCGGAGGCCGGGCACATCACCGGTCAGGTGGTGCACGTGAACGGCGGTGCCTACTCCGGCTGAGGCGGCGCCGGGGTCACCCGCAGTACTTTGTCGTTGTCGCCGTTCGAAGTCGTCACGTACAGCGAGCCGTCCGGGGCGCTGCGCACGGCTCGCAACCGGCCGAACCGGTCGTCGAACTCCGGCGGCAGCGTGACGCTGGTGACCTTCGCGTCGGCATCCAGGTGCAGCAGCAGGAGTTTCTGCCCCTTCAGCGCGACCACGGCCAGCGCGCCCTCGTCGGTACCCCATTGCGGCCCGGTGAGGAAGGCGTCCCCGCTGATCGCCTCGGTGGTCGACCCGGAGGTCCACAGTGGACGAACGGCGTCCGGGAACCGGTCGGTGTCGGTCATCGGCACGGTCTCGTCGTACTGGTCGTCGGTGCCGCCTTTCGACGGGTCCCAGCCGTAGTTTCCGCCCGGGCGCACCAGGTTGACCTCGTCGTCGAAGCTCGGCCCGTGCTCGGCCGTGACGATCTGCCCGGTGCCCGGCCGGATCGCCACGCCCTGCACGTTGCGGTGGCCGTAGCTGAGAAGGCGCCGCTCAGCCGGGTCCGCCGAGGACGGGAAAGGGTTGCCGGGCAACGGTTCCCCGGTCTTCGCGTCGATGCGCAGCACCTTGCCGCCGAGGCTGTGCCGATCCTGGGCGACGGAGGCTTTCGCGGCGTCCCCGGTGCCGACGAGCAGGGCGCCGTCCGGGCCGAGCGTGGGGCGGCAGCCGGAATGCCGTCCGCTCGGGTTCACCGGGAGGCCGGACAGCAGGACCCGCACCTTCTCGGCACTCGCGCCGTCCGCGGCGAGCCGCCAGGTGACCAGCCGGACGTCCACCGCCCGGCCGTTTTCCTGGTGTGTCTGGCAGGTGGTGAACTCGCGCGAGGTCGCGAAGTCCGCGGCCGGTACCAGGCCGAGCAGGCCGCCTTCGCCCGCGACGAGGACGTCCGAGAAGTCCGCTCGCACGTCGAGGACCCGGCCTTCGCGCACCAGCGCGAGTTTGCCCGGCCGCTGCGGCACGAGCAGCGCGCCGTCCGGGAGGAAGCCGACGTCCCAGCCGTGCGTCAGCCCGTGCGCGATCTCCTCCACTCGGAACCCGCGGCTGGGCGTGTCCGGCGCTGGTGAGCCGGTCGCGCCCGAGCAGGCGGTGAGCACCATCGAGGAGGCGAGCAGGGCAGCCAGGCAGCGGCGCATGTGCTCATCATGCCCCACGAATCGGGCGAGTACCGCGCAACGGCCGGGTCGGATCAATACGGACTCATCGGCGAACGACCACTGCGCGTATCCGCGCCGCACTCGACGTCGAGGTGTTAGTGCGCCGTAGGCGGCACAGACACGAACGTTCGGCCACTTTTGCTTGTATAGGCCAAAAGTACTACTGCGAGCCTGCTGTCTCCGCAGGCCTGTTTCACGACGTTCGCGCACGTGCACGCAGCATGGACGACGCCGGCTCGCCGATTCGCTCGTCTGCTGCGAAGCCGCAGTTGTCGAGCGCACCCGCGTCGTGTGGCAGAACATGCCACCTGCGTACGTCGATCGCGCGGCCCTGTTGGCAAAGTCGGTGTGAGGGGTCCTGCGCAGACGGCGGAGGTCCGTGAAGGTCTGTGAAGGGGCCCGAGACAGGCCCGGCGCACACCACGAGGTGGTCGCGCACCTCGAACACCTCCGCATCGCCCGCTACCGGACGCAACCGACGAAGATGGCAGGCACGGCCGATGATGACGCAGCAGCCACTACTCTCCCTGCTGATCACGGGCAGTCGACCAACTTTGCCGAGGCCATGGGGATGCTGGTGCAGCGCGGGACTCTCACTTGGTTGCTGGCGCGTCCAGTCGCCGTTGTCGCGGCCGTTGCGGGCGATCAACTCGGCTATCTGGAAGGCCGCATGTGGGGACCGAAGCTGCGTACGTCCCGCGTCGCTCGTCGAGTAGGCACCGAACGCTGGAACAAGGCCGAAGCAACTGTGGCGTGCTATGGCATACCGGCAGTGATCATTGGTCGTTGCCTGGCGGGCATTCGCACGGTCGTGCCCCGCATCGCCGGTTCCAGCGGGTTGCCGTACCGCCGCTTTCTGGCCGGTAGTTGTCTTTGGGCCGGAGTGGAACTGTCTGCGGGACAGTTCACCGGTTGGGTTGCCCTGTGAGGCCCGTCTGATTCTTTGCCCCGCTCGCGTTCACCCGCAGGTCGTGGACGGCTCCCGGGCGTCCGGCCGCCCGGCGGCCATCGCTTCCGGATCACCCACCCGGTCGGCCCGTTCGCGGCGTCAGCGAAATTGGGTCGGTCCCGGGACGTAGGCTGGTGCAGTGACCGACGCTCCACTGTCCGGACTCCTCCAATCCATCCTTCCCGACCCGGCCCTGCGCGGCGTTGTCGAGCGCGCCGGCGCACCGCTGCTTGAGCTGCAGGGGGCCGTCGCGGTCCGCCAGCTCGTCGCGGCCGCGCTGGCCGAAGATCCCGGCCGCGGCGGGGCCGGGCGGCCGGTGCTCGCCGTGACCGCCACCGGGCGCGAGGCCGACGAGCTGACCCTCGCGCTCACCGATCTGCTCGGCCGCGGCCGGGTGGCCGGCTTCCCGTCCTGGGAGACGCTGCCGCACGAACGGCTCTCGCCGCGGGCGGATACCGTCGGGCGGCGGCTGGAAGTGCTGCACCGCCTGCACGTGGGCGACGACGAGCTGCGCGTGGTCGTGTCCACCGTGCGCAGCCTGATCCAGCCGATGGCCCCCGGCCTCGGCTCACTCGCGCCGATCGACCTGGTGGTCGGCGAGGAGCAGAGCTTCGAGGCGCTGCTGGAGCGGCTCGTCGAACTCGCCTATACCCGCGTCGACATGGTCGAGAAGCGCGGGGAGTTCGCCGTCCGCGGCGGCATCCTCGACCTGTTCGGGCCGACCGCGCAGCATCCGGTCCGGATCGAGTTCTGGGGCGACGAGGTCAGCGAGATCCGCGCGTTCGCGGTGTCGGATCAGCGGTCGCTGCCCGGCGAGATCCCGCGGGTCACCGCGCCGCCGTGCCGGGAGCTGCTGCTCACCGCCGAGGTCAAGGCCCGCGCCGCCGATCTGGCCACCACCTACGAGGCCGATGCGCACCTGGCCGAGATGCTCACCAAGCTCTCCGGCGGCATCCCGGTGGAAGGCATGGAAGCGCTGATCCCGGTGCTCTGCCCGGGCGAGCTGGAGCTGCTCACCGACGCGCTGCCGG
This Amycolatopsis sulphurea DNA region includes the following protein-coding sequences:
- a CDS encoding NUDIX hydrolase gives rise to the protein MTAIDKVAWLHVVDGRVLAARSAGKDTWYLPGGKREPGESDVATLIREIAEELSVTLDPVTARPAGVWETQAHGRADGVLVRMTCYTAEYTGELTASSEIASFGWLTLADRAQVSPAVALILDDLFARGELAADLPPR
- a CDS encoding PQQ-dependent sugar dehydrogenase, giving the protein MRRCLAALLASSMVLTACSGATGSPAPDTPSRGFRVEEIAHGLTHGWDVGFLPDGALLVPQRPGKLALVREGRVLDVRADFSDVLVAGEGGLLGLVPAADFATSREFTTCQTHQENGRAVDVRLVTWRLAADGASAEKVRVLLSGLPVNPSGRHSGCRPTLGPDGALLVGTGDAAKASVAQDRHSLGGKVLRIDAKTGEPLPGNPFPSSADPAERRLLSYGHRNVQGVAIRPGTGQIVTAEHGPSFDDEVNLVRPGGNYGWDPSKGGTDDQYDETVPMTDTDRFPDAVRPLWTSGSTTEAISGDAFLTGPQWGTDEGALAVVALKGQKLLLLHLDADAKVTSVTLPPEFDDRFGRLRAVRSAPDGSLYVTTSNGDNDKVLRVTPAPPQPE
- a CDS encoding TetR/AcrR family transcriptional regulator; translated protein: MTGSERRQQLLDVARALFAEKGFDGTSIEEIAAHANVSKPVVYEHFGGKEGIYAVVVDRETQLLLDRMVSALHGGHPRAMLEQAATALLGYVEDSHDGFRILVRDSPVASSTGTFSTVLNDIASQVEYILAQQFAARGYEEKLSALYAQALVGMVALTGQWWLDARKPKRDEVAAHLVNLAWNGLSHLENKPRLLG
- a CDS encoding DedA family protein, which gives rise to MVAHLEHLRIARYRTQPTKMAGTADDDAAATTLPADHGQSTNFAEAMGMLVQRGTLTWLLARPVAVVAAVAGDQLGYLEGRMWGPKLRTSRVARRVGTERWNKAEATVACYGIPAVIIGRCLAGIRTVVPRIAGSSGLPYRRFLAGSCLWAGVELSAGQFTGWVAL